The Methanobrevibacter millerae genome includes the window TTCATCACCAACAGGAAATTCTTCACGTGTTAAAGTAACATTTGGAAGATCAACAATACTCCCATCACACGCACTGACAATATATCCTTTAAATTTTGAAAATCCTGGAAATTTGTTATATAATTCATCAATAAAACATTCATACATGTCAATAAACACTTTAGGGTCAATAAACATTCTCTGTTTTCCAATTCCCTGACTCGAAATCGTTTCAAAATCTTTCTTCATCCACATAGTAAAAAATCTAATCGTTTCAATATAACTAGTACAGCTCCTTTGGGAAAGAATAAATGCAGTATATTCTTTTTGAGTCATTTTTCTATCCCTAATAAATCGATTATCTTCAGTAATATATCTTTTTGATATAAAACACTCAAATAATCGAAAAAAATTTTTGATAAACCTATCAAAAGAATACATAAAATACTCCTCCAATTAACTAAATTCGTAATCAAAAAACTTCAATTACATATATAATTATATATAACTCATAATATTTAAAATAAACTATTAATAATTATTAAAATAAGATATAAATAAATTAAAAGTAATTAAACAAGTATTAAAATAAATAACGTTTGATTCAATTAAAATAAATAAAAATTAGATGTTTTCAATATTGAAAACATAGTTAAAAATAAGTTAAATCCTTAAGTTTCTAGGAATGATAAGTATATCGATACCTTTATATATGGGAATATTCTAAACATATAAACGATACAGATTTAATTTTTAGTTTGATTATATGAAATTCTTAGGAAATAGTTTGCATATTGCAAACTCTGGTAAATTGATAGCAAGGTCTTCCCAAACACCAACTAGTGGTGGTATAGTTTTTGACAGTAATAAAAATAAAATTGGGAAGGTGGGCTATGTATTTGGACCTACTAAACAACCATACATTTCAATTCGTTTATTTAAGTCAGCAGATTATGACAGAATAAAAAGAAATTATGGTGAGAAACTGTTTGTATCAAAACCAAAATCTAAAAAACGTAAAAAACGGAGGATGAAAACATTTCAGAAGAAGTAAATCAGGCTCCTAGACGCAGAAAAAGATCAGATAGGACTGCAAGAAAAAGTGAAGAAGAAAATAAAAAGGCTGCTGTTTGTCCTGAATGTGGTTCTACAGAATTAATAGGAGATTATGAAAGAGCAGAAGTTGTTTGTTCTCATTGTGGATTAGTTATTGATGAAAATTTAGTAGATATGGGTCCTGAATGGAGGGCATTTGACCACGAACAAAGAGATAAACGTACAAGGGTTGGTGCTCCGATAACATACACTATTCACGATAAAGGTTTAAGTACCATGATTGACTGGAGGAATAAGGATATTTATGGTCGTGATATTCCTGCAAGAAATCGTGCTCAATGGTACAGATTAAGAAAATGGCAAAGAAAAATCAGAATTTCCGGTGCTACTGAACGTAACTTGGCATTTGCATTATCTGAATTGGATAGGGATTCATCAAGATTGGGTCTTCCAAGAAGTGTAAGGGAAGCAGCATCTGTAATCTACAGAAGTGCAGTAGATAATAAGTTAATTCGTGGAAGAAGTATTGAAGGTGTGGTTGCAGCTTCATTATATGCTGCATGCAGACAATGTAACGTCCCACGTACATTAGATGAGATTGCTGAAGTTTCTAGAGTAACTAAAAAAGAAGTTGGTAGGACTTACAGGTTCCTTACAAGAGAATTAAATATTAAATTACCACCAACATCTCCAGTAGATTATGTTCCTAGATTTGCAAGTGAATTAGGTTTGTCTGGTGAAGCTCAATCTAAAGCTATTGAAATTATTGAAAAAGCAATGGATAAAGGTTTGACTTCTGGAAGAGGACCAACCGGTGTAGCGGCTGCTGCATTATACATCGCATCTGTTTTATTGGGTGAGAGAAAAACCCAAAGGGATGTAGCTGACATTGCTGGTGTTACTGAAGTAACTATCAGAAACAGATATAAAGAATTAACTGAACAGTTAGATATGGGTGTAACTTTATAGTTCACCTAAAACTTATTTTTTTATTTAGAATATTTTTCGATACGGTATTTTAATTCTCGTATGATTAAATCATTGCTGTATATTTTAACATTATTTAATTTGTTTTGGTATTTGTCAAGTCTTTTTAGGAATCGTTTTATCTTTTTAACACTCATTTCTTCGTGGTATTCACCGTATCCTAATTTTTGAACATAAAATCCGTTTAATGTTTGCTCAAAGTTTCCAATAGCCGGAACACTGAAAATTGGTTTTTTAAGTGTTATGGCTTCGGTTATAAATGTAAATCCACCATTACATATTACTGCTTTTGAACTGGCCAAATCATCATAGAATTCATCTTCATTGAATGGTTTGTATGTAAGATTTTCATCAACTTTATCCTGATTAAATCCATAAACGATAAATTTTTCATCAATCTTTTTTAATCTTTCAACCAGATTAACACTTTCCTTACTGGTTTGATAGACTATTATATGATCTCCTGTCGTTGGCTTTAATTTCAATATGTCATCACGGACTACGGGAGGATAAATCACAGCCTTTTTTCTGGACTTGACTTTTGGGTAGAAAAAGCTGGTCATGATGTGGAACTTTGGATTTACAACATAACCTTTTATCACTCCTTTTGCCTTAAGCATTTCGGCCTGATGATGTTTGGGATAGTCAATTTTTGTTTGAGTAATCATATGGATATTATCTAAACTTATTAATGGAATTTGCAGAAGTTTAGATACAATTGTCGCATATGGCTCAAAATCAGTAACGATTATATCAGGTGATAATGCTCTTGCCTTTTTATATAATTCATGATATCCTACCTTGATATTGGTTGGATTTCTTTTAATGGCTGAAATTAGTGTTTTTAAATTATTCACTTTGTTGTTAATATAAACAGTGTTGAATCCGCCGATTTTATAAACATGATCAAATTTCTCATTCAGGTATTCATATGCACGGTCATGTGAGAATATGTAAATATCATAATTTTCTTTGATTTTGTCTATTATTACTCCTGATCTTATTGCATGACCCATTCCTTCACCACAGACACAATAAAAGACTATTTTTTTGGACCTATTTTTTTTCATTTGTGTCTTTTTGAAATAAGTTTTTGCATTGTTTATTTTTTCTGCAGACTTATCATAATTTTCAAACATTTTACTTATTCTTTCAGATTCAGTAGCAAAATTATCTAATTTATTTTTATCTAATTGTTCTTTATCATGTCCAAAATTATAATTTAAATCATCTGCATCAGTTTTTTTACCGACAAAATCATTTAGAGTACTTTTTCCATACTGCTGTATCAGTGTTTGAATGCCCTCTTCTTCAAGTCTTCTTGTTGACACACCTATTTTCGCCTTTCTTAAAACCTTGAATTGTTCAACATGTCCCAGACGATTTATATAATCGCTGTCTTCTCCAAAATTTAATTCTTCATTGAATCCTCCACATTTTTCATGGAGTTCTTTTTTTACGATTATTCCATAACATCCTGCTCCGTGAGGTTTGATTTTTTCAACACTTACCATAAATAAATTTGCTAAATCATGCCATATCTTATCCTCTGATTTTTTTGACAATGGTTTCATCTGTGTAATAGCAATTCCAAGTCTTTCCATTTGGAATTCATAAAGGACGTCTCTTAGATAATCATCAGTAAGTTTCAAATCAGAATCTAAAAAAAGTAAATAGTCTCCTTTCGCAACTTTAGCACCATTATTCCTACCGACCGCAGGCATACCGCCATCAACGATAATGCATCCGTATTCTTCAGCTATTTCTCTGGTTCTGTCTGTTGAGTTGGCATCAGCAATAATTATTTCATAATCATCGAAGTTTTGCTTTTTTATACTGTCCAACAGTGTCGGCAAATATTCTTCTTCATTATATGTTGGAATAATAATACTAAAAATCATATTAATTAATATTTTATCTTTAATAAGTATAAAAATTTTTATATAGATTTATAATTTCAGTTAATATATTGGTTATTGGATGATTAGGTTCTAAATATGAAACTATGTTCCACGATACGGTATAATAATCACATGAATTATTCAGAGGCATTTTCAAATCATTCAGCAATTCCATTTCATTATAATTTGAATTCATGATGTATGTTGTTTTGTTGTTGCTGTGGCTTATATTTTCTATTGGGAATCCGTTCAGTTCTATATTATCTGCAGGATTAACAACATTCACTTCATAATATTCAGTATTTGCTCCAATTATTGCAATTGAAAACCTTAAAGCTATTATAAATCCTGCTACTATATATGGAAGGTATCTTTTTATCAGGGTAATGATTACATATTTGAAATTTTTAAATTCCGGTAGAATTTTACATTTTTCACACAGGTTTCTGTCAATGTTTAGGATATAATCGACAATCTGTTCTATGCAGATTCCGTTTCTTAAAATTAAAAATACTCCACATATTCCTGTAATTCCTGGTGTTGAGAATAATCCTCCATCTAAAGCTCCAATCAACAGGCAGCATCCGAAAAATGAAAGCAGTAATGTTTGGACAAATCTTCTGTTTCTGATTGCCAGCAATAATGTGATTCCTGTTATAGGTATTAGTAAAATTATGTATTTTCCAACTTCTGGAATGTATTGATATAGTCCAATACCGGTATTAATCTCTTTTCCAATAAATGGTCCTATTAAATTGGTTATAAAGTTTCCGAAAACAGATTTTAGCAGGTGTGTATGCAGAATGCTTGTTGATGAAATACTTTTTCCGATAGTCATGAAAATGGTGTTGAGACCGATTCCCATCTGGTATCTGAACAGGACTTCTAATAGTATTCCCAATGTTAATGTGATTGAACCTAAAACCAATGTAATTTTTAGGAACTTATCTGAATCAACTTTTAAATCTTTAAATATCTGTGTTGAAATTAAAAAAAATCCCATCAATCCAAAAAAGATTATGTCTTTTCCTTTAGATGATCCCATTAAAAATAAGTATGTTATTGGATGAACAATTGGGTTTAAGATATTGCTTATAAAAAGCACACCGGCAATTATTATAAATAGTATACCAACTAATATAGATTTGTTTATATTCATTATAAATAACTTTTAAATTAATAATATTTAAATTATTTACTAGATGTGATTTTAACATGTTTGCAATAGAATATTATATTGGCTTGATTTTGATAGGTATTGTTGCCGGCTTTGCATCAGGTCTTTTGGGTGTTGGCGGTGGTTTTTTAATCGTTCCATTCCAATATTTTCTTTTAAAATATATTGGTTTATCTTCTGACCTTGCAATGTTGATTTCATTGGGTACTAGTTTGGCAATCATTATTCCAACTGCATCAAGCGGTGCATATAAGCATGCTCAAAAATTGGACAATATCATTGAGCCGGGGATAAAACTTGGAATCTTTGGTATTATTGGAAGCTTTTGCGGAGGTTTTGTCGCTTCCATGTTGCCATCTAATATATTGGAAATAATTTTTGGCGTTTTATTGTTATTCATAGCTATTAGAAACATTATTTCAAAAGATAAAAAGGAAAACAAAGCCAAATTCGATTTTAATTTCATAACTATAATGTTAACAGGTTTATTTGTCGGATTTTTCTCAGGATTATTGGGTATCGGTGGTGGAATCTTTTTGATTGTCATTCTAACGATGCTTTTAGGATTCCCTATGATTAGGGCAATAGGTACTTCATCAGTATTTATTTCTCTAACTGCAATCGGAGGAACAATATCATATATTATTTCGGGTTGGGGAGTTAACACATTCCCATTTTCCTTAGGTTATGTCAGCATTATCAATTTTATTTTAATTGCATGCTTTTCAGTTCCGTTAGCACAAATCGGTGCGAAATATGCACACAAATTACCTGAAAAACGTTTAAAACAAGTATTTGGATTTGTTGTATTATATATTGCTCTTAAGATGTTGGGTATTCTTCCTTAATCTTTATACCCATTCCACGAGCGATAATCTGAAATTCAGACCCTCCAATTCCATTTAAAAAATATATAATATCTAAATCAACAACACCATTTCCACCATTTTTTTTAATTTCAGATGCTAATCTGATTAAACATTCATCCTTACCTTTTTTTAATTCGTTAAGATGTTCTTTTTCCACATTTTCCGGGGATAAATGAAGAATATGTGTATTTCTGTCTATATTTTTTGTCGCATAATGAAATCCGATTATGTCATAATCCAAATCTTTGGGGTCTGTACTTGTTATGAAAATAAATTTCTGTGAATTTATTATATTATTGCTTCTGGTTTCGTTGAATTCCTCTACAGTTTCAATAACTTCAAGTTCTGGTTTACCAATAAGTCTTCTTACATGATTTCGAAGTTTATCAGTCAAATTTTTAAAGAATCCTGTAAGATATGATAATGTTCCAACTACAACAACAATTCCAAAGTAGTTGATGAATGTCGGAATGGCTGCTTGGATAATAATAACTATTGATCCGAATGTTATGATGTTATATCCCAATGTTGGATTGTTTATAATAAATCCGTAAGCGACGGTTACAATAAATAAAATGAATGCACTGATTGCACCGATATCCTCACCGATAAAATGCTTTGCGAGTATTGTTTCAACATAACCTGCAGCCAATGGTGCAAATATAAGACCTAAATTCCATCCGAAAATATCAATATGGAAATATAAAAAGAAGGCATAAACTGCAAGACCAGATGCTGTACCTAAAGCAATGATATTGAATGCTTTTTGTAAGTTTCTTAGTCTTTGTTTATCGATTTTCATTTTCTTCACAGAATATTGCAGTACCATATGCAGTAATTAAAATTGTATTTCCCATGGTACCGCCAAGATTGTCATATGAAATTTTTAGCCCGATAACTGCATTTGCATTTAATTGCTCTGCTTTTTCGGTCATACTCTTAAGTGCAATGTCCCGAGCTTTCTTTATCTCATCTTCATATCTGGAGGTTCTACCACCTACAACATCACGAACACCAGAAAATAAATCTTTATAGATATTAGCCCCTATTAATGATTCTCCAGTAACAAGGCCTTTATATTCTATTATTTTTTTATTTTCCAGTGTATTTGCGGATGTTAATATCACATTATCACATCTATTTCATGAATGTCATTACCGCCCAAATTATTAAGAATATAGCTATCACTACATATAATATGAGTCTACTTCTTTTTGTTTGACTTAATCTTGCATCCCATACTTTCTGACAGTCTGGGGAGCATACAAGTTCGTCTAAAGGAATCGGAGTTCCGCAAATTGGACAATGTTTGTGTGGGTCTACTGCCATATTATCACCTATCTTATATTTTAAAAAATTCTTTTGTATTTGAAGTTACTTGCAATGCAAGTTCTTCTACATCCATACCCATACAAAGAGCTATTGTTTCGAGTATGTGGGGTAAATATTTTGGTTCATTTCTATTTTTCTTAGGTTTTTTATCAAAATTTTTAGGAATTAAAAACGGTGCATCTGTTTCAATCATTAACTTTTCTGGAGGAATTACACAAACAGCCTCCTGTAAATCCCTTCCTCTTTTCATATCACAAATCCATCCGGTAACACCTATATAACAACCTAAATCAATATAATTCTGTGCTTCATGTTTTGTTCCAGTAAAACAGTGAACAACACTTTTTGAAGCAATTTCATCATGCTTTTTTAATATTTTATATAAGTCTTCATGAGCTTCTCTTTCATGTAAAAATAAAGGCATATCTAAAGTCTCTGCAAGTTCCACTTGAGCTTCAAACCATTTTCTTTGCAAATCCTGTGGAGAAAAATTTCTATTGTAGTCAAGACCACACTCTCCAATAGCCACTACACAATCAGCATCAGCTATTTTTTCCAGTTCATTTATTGTGTGTCCATTGCATGTTTTAGCGTCATGGGGATGAACTCCTGATGTTGAAAACAATGTATCCAGATATTTGGATGCATAATCTTGAGCCATATGGCTTGAATGTATATTGGTTCCTGTAATGATGAATTGCTTTACACCAACCTTTTTTGCCTCTTCAATAATTTCGACTCTATCTTTTTTAAATGAAGAATGCATCAAATTCAAACCAATATCGATTAAATTATCCACTAAATCACCTATTTATTCGTTTATGACTTTAGTACCTATGTCTTCACCATTAATTGCTTTAATAAGATTTTCTGGTTCATTACCATTTGCAATAACGGTTTCCAAATTGGATCTTTTAATCATTTGAACTGCTGTCGTGTCAAAGAATTCGTAGGTTCCTGCCTTCATGTCTTTTCCATTAAGGAAATCAAGCAAGTCTGTAGCTGTAATTTCACTTACAAGTTCAGCATCGTCATACTTGTTGGGATCTTTTGTATACATTCCATCTACTGAAGTTAAATTAATCAATTTGTCTGCATGTACATATTCCGCTAGAATAGCAGATACTGCATCAGTACTGTGTGCAGGTTCAGTTCCACCCATGACAATGATTTTGCCACTGGATGCAAATTCCAATGCTTCTTGGAAATTATGAGGTACTCTTTGATACGCTACATCTCCAAGTGCAGACAATAATAATTTAGCATTAATTCTAGTAACTTCAATTCCAATATCATCACATTGAGCTTCACCAGCTCCAAAATCACGAACAACACTGATATATTCTCTTGCAGGTTTTCCTCCCCCAACAACAATGAATAATTCATGTTCTTCTGTTAATTCTTTTAAAATTTCACTGTATTGTTTGAATCTTGTACTGTCGTAATCTTTTAATAGAATTGATCCGCCAATTGCAACAACTATTTTCATATATTCACCTTATATATTAAATATCAATTCTATTATATTTAAGTTTTTAAAATGATGGTTGGGTTAAAAAAATAAAAAAAGAGGAATAATCTATTCCTCTGTGTATAATCCTTTGTGTGCTAAACCAGCAATGACTGCACCGATAATTGGGGCTACGATAAATACCCATACTTGTTGGAGAGCTACTCCGCCCATGAATAATGCTGGTGCTAAACTACGTGCAGGGTTAACTGATGTACCTGTTAATGGGATTCCCATAATATGTACGAATGCAAGGGTTAAACCAATTACGATTCCTGCAATAACGCCGGTTTTTTCACTTCTGGTAACTCCAAGTACAGTAAATACAAATACGAATGTTAAAATTATTTCAGTAATTAATGCACCGTATAAGTTAATTCCAACACTTGAAGCCGCTCCAAATCCGTTTTGACCTAATCCAGTTGCCATGTATCCGCCAAGGGATGGTGCGGAGTTGATTAACATTGCAAGGATTGCAGTACCGATAATCGCACCAATACATTGGAAAATAATGTACATGATTAAATCTTTTAATTCCATTCTTCCGTCAATCCACATTCCTATGGATACTGCTGGGTTAA containing:
- a CDS encoding Gar1/Naf1 family protein, whose translation is MKFLGNSLHIANSGKLIARSSQTPTSGGIVFDSNKNKIGKVGYVFGPTKQPYISIRLFKSADYDRIKRNYGEKLFVSKPKSKKRKKRRMKTFQKK
- a CDS encoding MJ1255/VC2487 family glycosyltransferase; the protein is MIFSIIIPTYNEEEYLPTLLDSIKKQNFDDYEIIIADANSTDRTREIAEEYGCIIVDGGMPAVGRNNGAKVAKGDYLLFLDSDLKLTDDYLRDVLYEFQMERLGIAITQMKPLSKKSEDKIWHDLANLFMVSVEKIKPHGAGCYGIIVKKELHEKCGGFNEELNFGEDSDYINRLGHVEQFKVLRKAKIGVSTRRLEEEGIQTLIQQYGKSTLNDFVGKKTDADDLNYNFGHDKEQLDKNKLDNFATESERISKMFENYDKSAEKINNAKTYFKKTQMKKNRSKKIVFYCVCGEGMGHAIRSGVIIDKIKENYDIYIFSHDRAYEYLNEKFDHVYKIGGFNTVYINNKVNNLKTLISAIKRNPTNIKVGYHELYKKARALSPDIIVTDFEPYATIVSKLLQIPLISLDNIHMITQTKIDYPKHHQAEMLKAKGVIKGYVVNPKFHIMTSFFYPKVKSRKKAVIYPPVVRDDILKLKPTTGDHIIVYQTSKESVNLVERLKKIDEKFIVYGFNQDKVDENLTYKPFNEDEFYDDLASSKAVICNGGFTFITEAITLKKPIFSVPAIGNFEQTLNGFYVQKLGYGEYHEEMSVKKIKRFLKRLDKYQNKLNNVKIYSNDLIIRELKYRIEKYSK
- a CDS encoding sulfite exporter TauE/SafE family protein — translated: MFAIEYYIGLILIGIVAGFASGLLGVGGGFLIVPFQYFLLKYIGLSSDLAMLISLGTSLAIIIPTASSGAYKHAQKLDNIIEPGIKLGIFGIIGSFCGGFVASMLPSNILEIIFGVLLLFIAIRNIISKDKKENKAKFDFNFITIMLTGLFVGFFSGLLGIGGGIFLIVILTMLLGFPMIRAIGTSSVFISLTAIGGTISYIISGWGVNTFPFSLGYVSIINFILIACFSVPLAQIGAKYAHKLPEKRLKQVFGFVVLYIALKMLGILP
- a CDS encoding heavy metal-binding domain-containing protein; amino-acid sequence: MILTSANTLENKKIIEYKGLVTGESLIGANIYKDLFSGVRDVVGGRTSRYEDEIKKARDIALKSMTEKAEQLNANAVIGLKISYDNLGGTMGNTILITAYGTAIFCEENENR
- a CDS encoding DUF2116 family Zn-ribbon domain-containing protein; protein product: MAVDPHKHCPICGTPIPLDELVCSPDCQKVWDARLSQTKRSRLILYVVIAIFLIIWAVMTFMK
- a CDS encoding TatD family hydrolase, which produces MDNLIDIGLNLMHSSFKKDRVEIIEEAKKVGVKQFIITGTNIHSSHMAQDYASKYLDTLFSTSGVHPHDAKTCNGHTINELEKIADADCVVAIGECGLDYNRNFSPQDLQRKWFEAQVELAETLDMPLFLHEREAHEDLYKILKKHDEIASKSVVHCFTGTKHEAQNYIDLGCYIGVTGWICDMKRGRDLQEAVCVIPPEKLMIETDAPFLIPKNFDKKPKKNRNEPKYLPHILETIALCMGMDVEELALQVTSNTKEFFKI
- the pyrH gene encoding UMP kinase, with amino-acid sequence MKIVVAIGGSILLKDYDSTRFKQYSEILKELTEEHELFIVVGGGKPAREYISVVRDFGAGEAQCDDIGIEVTRINAKLLLSALGDVAYQRVPHNFQEALEFASSGKIIVMGGTEPAHSTDAVSAILAEYVHADKLINLTSVDGMYTKDPNKYDDAELVSEITATDLLDFLNGKDMKAGTYEFFDTTAVQMIKRSNLETVIANGNEPENLIKAINGEDIGTKVINE
- a CDS encoding MIP family channel protein, which gives rise to MKRYISELIGTMVLVLFGCGSAAIAGTVLGNLGIAMAFGLSIVAMAYVIGDISGCHINPAVSIGMWIDGRMELKDLIMYIIFQCIGAIIGTAILAMLINSAPSLGGYMATGLGQNGFGAASSVGINLYGALITEIILTFVFVFTVLGVTRSEKTGVIAGIVIGLTLAFVHIMGIPLTGTSVNPARSLAPALFMGGVALQQVWVFIVAPIIGAVIAGLAHKGLYTEE